Within the Desulfovibrio sp. genome, the region ACCTGCCCAATGGCGGAACCGGAGGTACGAACCTTGATCATCTCGCGGTCGTATTCCTCCATAAAGATTTCTTCCACCAGGTTGGCGCGGTACGTGCGCGCCGTATAGGCTTCCTCCAGAATGGGCGCGGTGATGATCTCCACTCCGCGCATGTTGGCGAGGGCAGAGGCTTCAATCATCAGTTCCCGCAGCAGGGGAAACCTGAGCGAAAGGCGGCACTGGTCTTCACACAGGTGAGAACCCAGATCCACAAGCCAGGCAAGGGCTGTGCGGTCAAAGGGCGGCAGTTCACAACCCTGAATGATATGCGCCATATGGCCAAGATAGTGGCGGATGTTGGTAGCATTGCGTTCCGCTTCGTCGGCGATATGGGCTTTGATGCGAAAAAGCTTGGGAAAGCGGTCATCGTTGACAAGCAGCCCCTCGTACAGCTCTTCGCCACCAATGAGCACAACTTTGAGATCCAGAGGCAGCGAGTCGGGGGTCAGGCCCTTGGTACGGATGGCGGTATCGGGGGCTTCGCCCGAATCTTCAATACGGGCCTGATTGGAGCGCAGCGCGCGCAACAGCCCTTCCCAGGCTGTGGGATGCTGCAACAGGTCTTCCACATGGAGCACAAGAAAACCGCCGTTGGCTTTATGCAGGCTTCCCGCGCGGATGAGCGTAAAGTCTGTCACCAGCGCGCCCATCTCCGATTCCCTTTCAATGCAGCCCAGCAGGTTCACGGCAGTGGGGTGATCGTCCACCACAATGGGCGCGCCCTGTTGCTCGCTGTTGTCAACGAGAAGATTGACGGCATAGCGGTACAGCACACTGTCCGCACCCGACGCGCCATGGACTTCAATGCCAAGTGAGGGCGGCACGCCGTCTCTCTGCAAAAAGGCATCGGTATTCTTCAGCATGTCTTCGCGCAGGCTGGCAAAATAGCCGGTCAGACCTTCGCAGGCGCATGCCTTGAGGGTGCGCTGCTCAAGAGGGGCAAGCAGAGCGTTAAGCACCTGCCCCATGGCCTCGCGCTCCAGCCCGCGTTCGTCGTCCTGAAAGCTCTCTTCAGCCTTGTTCAACTGACGCATGAAGCCAGCCATGGACTGCACCAGATTGTCGCCCCGGCTCTTGAGCTTTAAGCGTATTGCGCTGTCAAGATTGTCGAACTCCTCTTCATTGAGGCGCTTGCCCTCAACCAGGGGAAAAAGGGTCAGCCCGCCGTTCTCATCCATGTCAAGGTTGAAGCCCTTGTCCACGGCAACGGAGTTCATTTTGCGCAAAAGCCCCATGCGTGCTGTCTGAAACTTGTCCACAAGTTTGGCGCGGCGCTTCATATAGGCGCTGGCTTCAAAGCGGCGGGGCAGTTCCTTGACTATGGCGTCTACAAGTTCCTTAAGGCTTTGCTTGAGCTTTTTGCCTTGCCCCGCAGGCAGGGCGAAAAGCAACGGCCTGTCAGGGTCGGCGAAATTGTGCACGTAAATAATATCCGGCGGCGTGGGCGCTTTGCGCGCCTGTGGCCGCAGGTAGTTGAGCAGCATGTACGTGCGCCCGAGATCTGTTTCGCCGGAGAGATATACATGGTAGCCGCGAGCCCTGATTTGCAAAGCAAGGTCCAGAGCCTGCATGGCGCGCGGCTGGAAGGGGTTTTTCCGGCCATTGCGCTGGGGAGGAATACCCCGGCTGTCGTCCCAGGGGATACGGGCCGGGTCCAGCGTGGCATGCAGCCTGGAGCCGGGCAAAGGTGAGATTTTAGACATATTTATCTGATATACCTATGACTGTCGGTAAAGTTTTTCAAGAATGGCTCGGCCGCCCTGGTCAAGAATCTCACTGGCAAGCTCAAGACCCCATTGGCGGGCCTGAGAAGTATGGCCCTGCTTTTGCGCCCTGAGGATGCGGCTTCCGTCCACTTCGGCCACCAGCCCCTCCAGGCAGAGCGTGTCATCATCAAGCAGACGCGCGTGCCCGGCTATGGGCACCTGGCATCCGCCTTCAAGCCCGGCCAGAAAACCCCGTTCAGCTTCGACGCATACACGGGTGGGGGTGTCTTCCAGTTGCGCCAGAAGAGCAAAAAGTTCGTAATCGTCCTCACGGCATTCAATGCCCAGAGCGCCCTGACCAACGGCAGGAAGAAAAACCTGCGGGTCAAGTGAATGCATGCAGGGGGCAGTCAGCTCCAGCCGGTTCAGACCGGCGGAAGCCAGAACAATGGCATCGTACACGCCGTCCCGCAGCTTACGCAGGCGCGTGTCAACATTGCCGCGCAGGCTCTCGATGCGCAGATCTGGTCTCTGGGCCAGAAGCTGTGCCTGCCGGCGCAGGCTGCTGGTGCCGACGCAGGCATTTTGCGGCAATGCGGCCACAGAATCGTACTGGCAGGAAAGCAGGCAATCGGTGGGATTTTCGCGCGGGGGAACGCAGCCAAGCAGAAGCCCCTGGGGCAGCTCCATGGGCACGTCCTTCATGCTGTGCACGGCAAGGTCAGCCTCGCCGTTGAGCAGGGCCTCTTCGATTTCCTTTACAAAAAGGCCCTTGCCGCCCACCTTGGCCAAAGGAACATCAAGGATGATGTCACCCTTGGTCTTGATGACGTTCAACTGAATCTCAAGCTCTGGCGCAATGGCCTGAAGGCAGCTTTTGATATGTTCAGCCTGCCAGAGGGCCAGGCGGCTGCCGCGTGTGGCGATGGTAAGGGTGCTGCGCATGCCTTTCACCTAATGGCCACAGCTTGCACAGTTGCCGCCGGAACAGCCAGCGCAGCCGCCGCCACTGCCAGAAGATGGCGCGTACTCGCCGCCATGAGCGCCGCCGCCGTGATGGGCGCAGCAAGACATGAGCTTATGCGTTGCGTCGGAGCCACAATACGGGCAAACCGGAGCCGCATCTCCGTACACCAGTTCTTCAAATTTTCGGTCGCATTTTTCGCAACTGTACTCAAAGATGGGCATGATCAATCCTCTTTTACAGTATCCGCGTGTAGATAGGGCGTAAGGGCCGCCACATTTTCAAAAAGATAATGGTCTGTAAGCTGGCATAGCAGATGCCCGGCCGTAATATGAATTTCCTGAATCAGTGGCGTATGTGAACTGGGCACATCCAGCAGCATGTGGCACAAGGGGGCCATTTTTCCTCCGCCGCGGCCAGTGAGTCCGAGGGTGCGCATGCCTGCGCTCCGCGCGGCCTCAAGAGCCGCCACCACGTTAGGGCTGTTGCCAGAGGTGGAGATGCCCACCAGAATATCGCCCTTGCGGCCCAATGCCTCTACCTGACGGGAAAAAACCTGTCTGAAATCCAGGTCATTGCCTATGGCCGTGAGCGCGGACGTATCTGTCGTGAGCGCAATGGCGGGCAGGGCGGGCCTGTCAATCAGGAAACGGTTTACAAATTCTGCGGCCAGATGTTGGGCGTCAGCCGCGCTTCCACCGTTGCCACAAAGCAAAATTTTTCCGCCCTTGGCCAGGCAGACCGCAAACTGCAGCGCCGTGTCGCGTAGATTGACCGCCTGATCAGAAAAAAAGCTTTCTCTGAGCCTGGCGCCATCGCGTGCATGGGCGGCAATGATGTCAAGTGCGTTGTCATTCATGGTGCTACGGCCTGTTGGGTTTGTGGCGTGGAAGACTCTGTTCATATGATAAAGCGCCTGCCCTGACAAGCAAGGTGCGGGCTTGCGATAAAAGCCTTGATAACGTAAATTGTTGACTTATGCAAAATCAACACAAATGCCACGTCCTTTTGGTTTGCAAGGCCCGCCATGAACGCGCTGCAGAATTGGGCGAAGAAATTGGCGCATGGCTGAAAACACAGGGACATCGGGCGGATGTTGTGGAGGCCGGGCCAGCGTCTTCTCTCTATGCTGCCGATGATCTTGATTTTGTGGTGGTGCTTGGCGGCGACGGCACCATGCTCGGGGTTGCGCGACGGCTTGTGGGCCGCAATGTGCCTGTGTTGGGCATCAATTTTGGCCGCGTGGGTTTTCTCACTGACGCCCAGCCGGAAAACTGGCGTGAAAAGCTCGAAGAGTGCCTGCAAGGCCATGAGCGCGTGCGCTCCTGCATGGCGTTGCGCTGGTTCCTCAGTCGCGACGGCAGGGCACTTGCCGAAGGCGCGGCCATCAACGATGTTGTTGTGAGCCGCGGCTCCCTGTCGCGCCTGGTCTGTCTTGATATCTGGGCTGACGGGCAGCACATGGGTTCCCTGCGTAGTGACGGCGTCATTTTGTGTACCCCCGTCGGCAGTTCCGGCTACAGCGTCTCGGCGGGCGGTGCGCTTCTGTATCCTTCAATGGATGCCATCGGCTTCACGCCGGTCTGTCCTTTCCTCAATACCATATCTCCCATGGTCTTTCCCGGTAACACGGATATCCAGCTCCAGGTGTTGCGCGGTTCCACCGACTGTTACCTGACGGTGGACGGGCAAGAGGGGCAGAAGCTTGAAAAGGGCGACGTGTTGCGCGTTTCGGGCTGGTCTGGCGCCGTGCAATTTCTCGGTGAAGGGGCCTCGTTTTTTGAACGTCTGCGCAGTCGCGGTTTTGTCTTACAGGGGTTGGCGGGCAGCAGCGTGGGGGAAAATCAATGAATAAAGGGCTTGTCCCCATGAAGGTCCGGGATATCCGTCTGGGGAACGATGTCCGCTTTGACGCATGGCTGTACAGCATGCTGATGGACAACAATATTGCGTACCGCATGAACCCTGACCTCATCGCGAGCCCGGAACAGATGTCCTTCATGGTGCACCTTGCCCCTGATCAGGTGTATCTGCCGTGCTCGGACGCCACGTTTTCCATGCTGTGCGCCCAAAACCCCTCTGTGGAACTGCGCAATCAATACAACCGCTCCTGGCGCATCATCATGCGGCTGGTACGCTCGTTTGTGCCCGACAAGGCGCAGCGCAGACGTATTTTGCAGTTTTGCCGCTATCGGTTTTCGCAGTACATAGCGCAGCATACTCTTATTCCATCGAGGCTGGTCAAAAGGATGACCGGTCTTGTGCTGGCGCAGGGGCACATGCTGGACGATCCGTGGGAATACAGGCGGCGGGAATCAACGGCGCAACAGCTTGAAATGCTGGCCTTGCCGGAGATTATGGCCAATCTTGAAGCCATGCCCAAGGGGCCGCCGCCATCCGGCATCTCTGAAGCGCGCCGCAGCATGGACTATGCGGAAGTGACACGCCTGCTCTGTCTTTCGGCCTTGTCGCGCGACTGGATTGAAAATACCCCTTCCAGCGAAGAAATACGCAAGGCCATGGATGAGGCGTATGCTGCCTGCGAAAGTCTGCGTCTCTATTTTGAGGCCAGCGCCGGGCGATCCGGCACCGTGCTTTTTCTCTGCGACGCTGATGGGGGCACCCTTTTTGACCTTGTGATGGTCCAAAGCCTTATCCGCATGGGTCATAGGGTTATTTTTGCCGTCAAATCGGGGTTTTATTTTTATGCGCCCACTCTGGAAGATGTGGAAACCGACCCGTCACTCAAGCCATGGCTGCGCGGAGGCATTGTTCTGCGTCAGGACAAGCTGAGCAAGAATGACCTGCTGCGCCATTTGCGGGAACATCGCCTTGTGGTGATCGGCGACGGCACGCGCGAAAGGCTCAACCTGTACCGCACCTCCGTGACGTTTTCCCGCGCCTGGAAAGAGGCAGACCTTATCCTTGGCAAAGGCTGGCGTGCCGCCGATACGCTGCTTGGCACCAGCCAGGAATTCACGCGCGACATCGTCTGCTACTGGCGTGACGGCAACGGTTTTCACATCAAACTGCGCAAACACGCCCGGGAGGCCCGCAAATTCAGCGAAGAAGCCATTGCCACCCAGGCGGAAAACATCATCGCCAGCATGCGCGAGGCCAAAGACCAGGGGCGGCCCGTTATGTTCTACAGCTGCGTCATTGGCAGCATCCCCGGTGAAACCTCCACCGCAATCAGCCTGGTACATGCCTTTGTGGACAATTTGCGCAAAAAAATGGATAATATCCTGATAATCAACCCCGCTGAGCACTTTATCGAAGGCATGGACGGGGATGACCTCATGTACATGTGGGAACGCGTGCAACGCAGCGGTCTCATTGATGTATGGCGCTTTCAAACATTTGAAGATATTGAGGAAAGCTTTGCACTTCTGGGGCGTAAGGTGCCCCCGCAGTGGTCCGGCAAGGATTCTACCTACTCCACCGGCTGCACCAAGGAAATGCGCATCGCTCTGGATGTGCAAGGCAAAAACCGCGAAATGCAGATCATTGGCCCCGAAGCCAGGCTTTTCTTCCGCAGGGGAGAGTATGGCGTGGGCAAGTACTTTGACGCAAGCATTCCTCATCAGAGCTGATCACCTAAGAGGGAGTAAGTTGACTTATGGCCGCTTATGAAGCCGTTATTGGCCTGGAAGTGCATGTGCAACTGGCCACGGCATCCAAACTGTTCTGTTCCTGCCCGACCACGTTTGGCCAACCGCCGAACTCCAATGTCTGTGAAGTCTGCTCCGGCATGCCTGGCTCTTTGCCTGTACCCAACAAGCAGGCCATACACTTTGCCGCTCTGGTGGGGTTGGCCACGGACTGCACCATAAATTCGCGGTCCGTCTTTGCCCGTAAAAACTATTTTTATCCCGACCTGCCCGCTGGGTACCAGATTTCCCAATTTGAACTGCCTATCTGCGAGCACGGCCATCTGGATATCACCGTTGACGGCGTGACCAAGCGTGTGGGCATCACCCGCATCCATATGGAAAACGATGCGGGCAAGAACATTCACGCGCAAGGTGAAAACGTCAGCTATGTAGATCTCAACAGGGCCGGCACGCCTTTGGTAGAAATCGTTTCCGAGCCGGACATGCGCTCCGCCGCCGAAGCTGTGGCCTACCTCAAGGCGCTGTACAGCATCGTCACCTATCTTGGCGTATGCGACGGCAATATGGAGGAAGGCAGCTTTCGGTGCGATGCCAACGTTTCCTTGCGCCCTGTGGGAGCAGAAGCCTTTGGCACGCGTACGGAACTGAAAAACCTTAATTCCTTCCGCAATGTGCAGCGCGCCATAGAGTATGAAATTGGCCGTCAGCAGGACGTTCTGGATGACGGAGACAAGGTCGTGCAGGAAACCCGTCTCTATGACGCGGTCAAGAACAGCACGGCGTCCATGCGCAGCAAGGAAGAAGCCCACGACTACAGGTATTTTCCGGATCCGGACATTCTGCCTGTGGAAATTTCAGCCGACGAAATGGCCCGCTGGAAGCAGGAACTGCCCGAATTGCCCAAGGCGAGGGCCGCTCGCTTTATGCAGATGACGGACCTGCCCGAGGCCGAGATTGAAGTGCTGGTGCAGAGCCGTGGCCTGGCGGATTTTTTTGAAGCCGCCGCCAAGCTTTATGATGCGCGCAAGGCCGCCAATTTTGTGCTTGGCCCCTTGCTGCGGGAATGCCACGCCCGTGGCCTCAGCGTCGCAGACCCGGCCCAATGGGCCATGAAGCCCGAAGCCCTTGCCGAACTGGCGCGTATTGTGGATCAAGGGCTTATCAGCGCCAAAATCGCCAGCGATATTTTTGGCGATATCTTTGAAAGCGGAACCATGCCCGAAGCCTATGTGAAGGAAAAGGGGCTGGTGCAAATTTCCGACACATCCGCCATTGAACAAGCCGTGGATGCCGTCATTGCCGCCAATCCCTCTGAAGTGGAAGCGTTCAAGGGCGGCAAGACCAAACTCATAAGTTTCTTTGTGGGCCAGATCATGCGCGCCACCAAGGGCAAGGCCAATCCCGCCCTTGTGAACGAACTGCTGGCGAAAAAACTGCAGTAGAGCATGTCACGGTGAAATGTTTGTGGGAGAAATGCTTTGTGGGGGAAATGCTTTGTGGGGGAGGGACCCTTTTGCAAAAGGGTCTCCTCCACCACGCCCCCACCCCCTAAAACTCTTATTGTGTGTTAGTTAATACACGGTTTTCAGGTTTGGAGCGGAGCAGATATGCCTGAAGCCTCTCCCCCTTTTCAACGACACAATGCTCAGGCTATCTGTGTTCGTGCTTTGTCACGACAAAACAAGGCCCCTTGCGTGCAAGGGGCCTTGTTTTATGCTTTCAAAGATGTTCTGGAGCGATGTTACGTAAACGTGCTCAGGCACGCTGGCTGCTATTTCACGCCAGTGGCTGCCGCCTCATCAACAACCCACACAAGATCGCCAAAGCCGGGCCGCACCATTTGTGCGGGCAAGGTGGGCGGGGCCAGCAGGTCAAGAGCGCGTGAAAGGACAGCGTGCTTTTCCGCCCCGGTCACAAGAAACATGCAGCACCGGGCATTGTTGATAACCGGGAGCGTCAATGTGAGCCGATCTGCCTTGCGTTCGGGCACATACTGGTCAATGACGAGACGTTTCTTTTCGGCCAGGGCCGGAGAATTGGGAAAAATGGAGCCAGTATGTCCGTCTTCGCCCATGCCCAGCAGCATAAAGTCAAAGCGGGGCATCTCCTGCGGGCCAAGATCGAATTCTGCGCGAAGCTGATTTTCATACTTGGCGGCAGCCTCGACAGGGTCTTCCTCACCGCGCATGCGATAAAAGTGCGTGGCGGGAACATAGCTCAACAATTCCTTACGGGCCAGGCCGTAATTGCTGTCGGCATGTTCAGGCCCGACACAGCGTTCATCCACCCAGAAAATACTCATTTTATCCCACGGCAGCCGGTCAGCCCAGTCATCTCCTGCCAGCAGGCGGAAAAGTGGAATCGGCGTCTGACCGCCAGAAAGGGCTATGCGAAAAACGCCCCTGTCGGCAACGGCCTCTTCGCACGCGGCAGCAAGGATATGCGCGGCGCGTTCAGCCATAGCGGCCGGATCTTTATGAATATGCACCGTGAGATGGATGGATCGGCTGAGGCCCGACATGTGGCGGCTCCTTCAAAGTTGACGATGGGAACGGGCCGGCGTGTGCCCAGGCCGTTCTGCGAGAATTTGCCTGCATAACAGTAGCCGCAGTAGCGCTGGGAACCCGGCTTTTCGGGCAGGCGAAGCGGTACGGCAGAAAATCTATATTTCTGACGCGCGCACGTGACCGCGTCAGTCTCATATTGCCCAAGAGGGGCCGAAACAACAGTCCCTATTATGGCACAGAAGCACAGGAGAGAAAAGTCCTATTTGTGTCAACAGTGTGCCGCGATTATTGAAATTCTTCAATCGGCGCCGGTGCTTCGGAAATGTGCAGCACTTCGCCGTTATCAAGGCCCAGGGTTTTCCAGGTACCCTTGCACTGCAAGGGTTGGCCGTTCAAAACGCGACGCCCGAGTTCACTGTTGCCGTCCAGTTCAATTGTCCAGTTGCGCTCAAAGTCTTCGCCCGGGTGCGTGGGCTGAACAGCATTCAGATAGCGGGTCAGTAAAGGCTCACCTGTGGCAGAGCTTAAATTAGTAAAAAGATTCATGTTGTTAACGCTGACAGTGCCTATGTTGCGCGCAAGAACATGCACAACCACGAGCAGGGTATTGCCGTCAGAAATAAGTCCGGCGCTGGCCGAACAGGGCTGGAGCGGGAAAAGTTCTTTCATGCGCTTTTCGGTGGCAGTGTTTCTGTCCAGTATCATCTGACGCTGGGCCGTCATGCGCTCCACCTGCGCCTCACGGAACTGGCGCACCAGTTCAGGGCTGTTCACCAGTTGGCGCACGCGCCACCCTGTAGGCGTTTGATCCATGCGCAGAATAAGCAGGAAATTTTTATCAAGAAGCGGATGCCGTGCCTTGGCTGTCAGCAGCGCCGTGCCGTCATTGGGAGGCTGCAGGCTGAGGGAGGAGGCCAGTTGTGCGAGAAAATCCGGAGGCAAGGCATAAAGGGCTGTTTTCAGGCGTATCTTGACATCGGGTTCATCCTTGACAGGTTCCTGCTTGGTGCGACTTTGTTTGAGCAGGGCCGTTTGGATCATGTCGGCAATCTGCCGTTCCTGATCTGCCCCTGCTTTAAGAAAAGGGTAATTTTGCGCCAGATCCTTGGCCAGCCCGCGAGAAAGCGAATTGAAGTCCACCATCTCAGCAATGGTTTCGGCGTCGCCTGTTTTCAGAGCGTCACGCAAAATTTCATAAGCATACTGGCTGGACTGGCGATACTGATAATAACGCCATCCGCTGAAGCTTACCACAATGACAATGAGCACCAGCACGGTGGCGGCCAGCGCCAGCGTATGCTGTCGGGCAAAGGCTACTATTTGGGGAATAAATGGAAGATTCATGGTCTACCCACGCAAAGACGCCTGACGCGAATTCAATGAGTTTTTTGAACCGCACTCCAGTGCCGGTTCCGGGCTGCGCAAACGGTGACGCTTAACCTTGAGCGGCATGGGGGTAACGGTACGCGCGGGTTCCAAATCAACACGTATGATGCCCCAGGCTCCGAAGGGCATACGCAGCCTGCGTGTGAAGCAACTCAAGGGGCAGGTGCCGCCCCAGGATTTGCGAGGCCCGTTCAGCGTACTCATGCCGCAGAGTTTCCCCATGTTGGCGTTTCTGATGATGCGCCAAACCTGCCACCAGCTATGGGGCGGGCCGGGCCAGGGCGATTTGCTGCCCTGAAGGCGGTGCAGAGCGTACGCCAGAGACATGCTGTTCCAAAAGGTAACTGCGATGCCTCTGGAGGAAACGCGCAAAGCCTCATGCACTGCGGCATCGATTTTTTTCGTGTCGCCTGCGGCAAGATGCAGCACCGCGCAATCAAAAAAATTATCTTCAAATGGCAAATAATCGTCGGCCGCGGCCAGTATTTCTGCACGTGCGCCCAGAACTGCCGCAGCTTGCGTCCGCTGTTCGGGGCGTAATTCAGTGACGGTCAGATCAAAGCCGCATTCCCACAGCAAGGGCGAAAATGCCCCTTGGCCGCAGTTGATTTCCAGCAGTGTTTTTTTTCTGCGTGGCCAACCTGCCAAACATTGCTGCAACAAATTTTGCTGCTTGCTCAAGGCAGAAGTGCCCTTGATGTTCCCATTCCACCACTTCATGCGACCTGCCTTCTCTGTGCTAATACAGCATTTTCGCATTGAGAATATCCATTCTCGCGGTAGCCGTTGCCCGCTCCTGCGGGCTTACGGATAGCGACAGTGGCTCTTCCACTTAGATGCCGTGTAACCAATTACTGTCTTCAGGCGTATTTTCCTGCGTCACAACGCCTGAAGCAATGCTTGCAAGACGCCCGCTTCGGTGCGTAACCACGCAAATAAATAGCGGTGCTGTCTTCATCCGTAAACCCTGCGGGCAACGGCTGAAGCTGCGTTTGCACCTCTGAGACGGGCGCCTGTTCACGCAGTCGCCAGAGTAATTTCAAAGTGAAATTGCTCTAACTGTTTATTAGGTCACTATTTTGCAAAGCGGCCAAAATGGCAAGAAAAACCTGTCAGACATCAGGAACCAGAAAAAAGCGTTTCAAGCATACACTACGGAAAAAACGCTGAAGAAGAAAGATGGCGGGGCGCATCCGCGTTCCCCGCCACACAAATTCGTTCAGCAAAAGAGTTTAAACGGCGGCAATAGATTCAATTTCTACTTTAGCGCCAAGAGGAAGGGCGCTGACCTCGACGCAGGAACGCGCCGGGCAGGGCTCCGTGAAATACTGCTTGTAGACTTCATTAACAGATCCAAACGCGGTAATATCAGTGATAAACACAGTGACTTTTACCAGGTTGGCCGCAGTCATGCCCTGCGACTCAAGGATGGCCAGTACGTTTTTGCAGCACTGGACGGCCTGCGTCGCAGCATCGCCCTCCACCAGCTTGCCCGTGGCAGGATCAATGGGCACCTGGCCGGAAAGAAACATGAGATTACCGGTTCTGATGGCCTGGCTGTAGGGGCCAACGGCGGCAGGGGCCTTGGGAGTGCTGACGACTTGCTTGTTCATGTTATGCTCCTTATCAGCGATACATGGGTAAAAGATTGAAGACAAAAAGAGTATGACAAACAGCTACAAAGCAGCCGTACAAGAGCAGCATGGGCGCGGTGAGCCTTCCGCCAGGCGCGGCGTAGCCCTTGCTTGCAAATTTTTTACGGCCAGCGCCAAGTAAAAGCGCTGGCACAATGACGGCCCAGAACGCCGAAGCCAACCCGGCCCAGCCAATGGCAGGCAAAAAACCGTCCGGCCATATGATGCCGCCAAGAATGGGCGGAGCAAATGTGACCAGAAGCGTCTTGGTGCGGCCTGAACGGCTGTCATCAAATTTGCACAGGTCAGCCATATAGTCAAAAAGTCCCAAACCCGCACCAAGAAAGGATGTGGCCACAGCCAGCAAAGAAAAGCTTTCAAGCATCCGCAGGATGAAAAAGCTGCCAATGTTCTCGCCTGCCGCGCCCATGAGGTCGCCAACATTGCCGCCAGCGGCTATGACGGCCTTGAAATCTTCGCGCGAAATGTTGCCATCAGCCGCTGTCAGCCATGAAATATAGCAAACCAGGGCCACGATGGTTCCATACCGCAGGCTTGCGTTAATGGTGTGCGGTTCCTTGCCCATATATTTTACCAGGCTTGGAACGGAGGCGTGAAAACAGAATGACGTCAGGTAGGTGGACACAGCCCCCCACAGAAAAATCATTTCTCCGCCTGCGCCCCGACTGTCCGTCAGGACATCCAGCCGCAGGTGCGTCATCATGCCGCTGATGGAAAAGAGATAGGTTATGACCATGCCGCCCACAAGCAGAATGGAGAATCTGTCTACCGCCTTGGAACTCCACCAGATGAAGAAAGTAAGCAGCAGGGCGAAGGCGAGGCTTGCAAGCGGACGCGACGGCATATTTCCTGTCATGGAATGGATGCTCTGCCCAATAATTGAGCCGCCGCCGCTGACATAGGCATAAATCAGTGTATACAGCACAAAGGCCACAGCGCAGCCATTGGCGAGGCTCCACCGTGGCCCGAGCAACTCCCGTACAATGGTGTGAAAACTGTGGCCAGGTTCAAAGTGCAGGCTCACTTCCAGCAGGGCCTGACTTGAGCGCAGCATGACGAGCCATGAAAGCAGCATGAGTCCAATAGACCAGAAAAACCACATACCTGCCGAAGCCATGGGCAGGGCCAGCATGCCGGCGCCAATGGCCGTTCCGGCCACAAGTGTTGAGCCGCCAAGCACGGGGGGAAGGCGAAAATTCATTACTGATCCTTAGTATCCTTGGTCGGGGGGATTTGAGGGGGGCGGGTGTGGAAATAGTTTGCAAGCAGCGCGCCCGAAATGTTTTGCCAGACGCTGTACAAAGCTCCGGCAATGGCCGCCGTGGGAGAAAAGTGCGCCAGCGCCAGGGCGGTGGCAAGGCCGGAATTCTTGGTGCCCACTGAAATGCACAGGGCCCGGCCCATGCCTGTGTCAAAGCGTCTGAACCGCGCCAAAAGGCTTCCTGCCGTGAGACCCGCAAGATTGAGGCATATGACGGCCACCAGGATGTCAAAGCCGGCCCGCAGGATATTTTCGGCGTTTATGGCCAGGATTCCGGCCACCACAAGCGTGATGGTC harbors:
- the gatB gene encoding Asp-tRNA(Asn)/Glu-tRNA(Gln) amidotransferase subunit GatB — protein: MAAYEAVIGLEVHVQLATASKLFCSCPTTFGQPPNSNVCEVCSGMPGSLPVPNKQAIHFAALVGLATDCTINSRSVFARKNYFYPDLPAGYQISQFELPICEHGHLDITVDGVTKRVGITRIHMENDAGKNIHAQGENVSYVDLNRAGTPLVEIVSEPDMRSAAEAVAYLKALYSIVTYLGVCDGNMEEGSFRCDANVSLRPVGAEAFGTRTELKNLNSFRNVQRAIEYEIGRQQDVLDDGDKVVQETRLYDAVKNSTASMRSKEEAHDYRYFPDPDILPVEISADEMARWKQELPELPKARAARFMQMTDLPEAEIEVLVQSRGLADFFEAAAKLYDARKAANFVLGPLLRECHARGLSVADPAQWAMKPEALAELARIVDQGLISAKIASDIFGDIFESGTMPEAYVKEKGLVQISDTSAIEQAVDAVIAANPSEVEAFKGGKTKLISFFVGQIMRATKGKANPALVNELLAKKLQ
- the pgl gene encoding 6-phosphogluconolactonase; amino-acid sequence: MSGLSRSIHLTVHIHKDPAAMAERAAHILAAACEEAVADRGVFRIALSGGQTPIPLFRLLAGDDWADRLPWDKMSIFWVDERCVGPEHADSNYGLARKELLSYVPATHFYRMRGEEDPVEAAAKYENQLRAEFDLGPQEMPRFDFMLLGMGEDGHTGSIFPNSPALAEKKRLVIDQYVPERKADRLTLTLPVINNARCCMFLVTGAEKHAVLSRALDLLAPPTLPAQMVRPGFGDLVWVVDEAAATGVK
- a CDS encoding translation initiation factor IF-2, which produces MNLPFIPQIVAFARQHTLALAATVLVLIVIVVSFSGWRYYQYRQSSQYAYEILRDALKTGDAETIAEMVDFNSLSRGLAKDLAQNYPFLKAGADQERQIADMIQTALLKQSRTKQEPVKDEPDVKIRLKTALYALPPDFLAQLASSLSLQPPNDGTALLTAKARHPLLDKNFLLILRMDQTPTGWRVRQLVNSPELVRQFREAQVERMTAQRQMILDRNTATEKRMKELFPLQPCSASAGLISDGNTLLVVVHVLARNIGTVSVNNMNLFTNLSSATGEPLLTRYLNAVQPTHPGEDFERNWTIELDGNSELGRRVLNGQPLQCKGTWKTLGLDNGEVLHISEAPAPIEEFQ
- a CDS encoding class I SAM-dependent methyltransferase, with the translated sequence MKWWNGNIKGTSALSKQQNLLQQCLAGWPRRKKTLLEINCGQGAFSPLLWECGFDLTVTELRPEQRTQAAAVLGARAEILAAADDYLPFEDNFFDCAVLHLAAGDTKKIDAAVHEALRVSSRGIAVTFWNSMSLAYALHRLQGSKSPWPGPPHSWWQVWRIIRNANMGKLCGMSTLNGPRKSWGGTCPLSCFTRRLRMPFGAWGIIRVDLEPARTVTPMPLKVKRHRLRSPEPALECGSKNSLNSRQASLRG
- a CDS encoding RidA family protein translates to MNKQVVSTPKAPAAVGPYSQAIRTGNLMFLSGQVPIDPATGKLVEGDAATQAVQCCKNVLAILESQGMTAANLVKVTVFITDITAFGSVNEVYKQYFTEPCPARSCVEVSALPLGAKVEIESIAAV
- a CDS encoding aromatic amino acid transport family protein; the encoded protein is MNFRLPPVLGGSTLVAGTAIGAGMLALPMASAGMWFFWSIGLMLLSWLVMLRSSQALLEVSLHFEPGHSFHTIVRELLGPRWSLANGCAVAFVLYTLIYAYVSGGGSIIGQSIHSMTGNMPSRPLASLAFALLLTFFIWWSSKAVDRFSILLVGGMVITYLFSISGMMTHLRLDVLTDSRGAGGEMIFLWGAVSTYLTSFCFHASVPSLVKYMGKEPHTINASLRYGTIVALVCYISWLTAADGNISREDFKAVIAAGGNVGDLMGAAGENIGSFFILRMLESFSLLAVATSFLGAGLGLFDYMADLCKFDDSRSGRTKTLLVTFAPPILGGIIWPDGFLPAIGWAGLASAFWAVIVPALLLGAGRKKFASKGYAAPGGRLTAPMLLLYGCFVAVCHTLFVFNLLPMYR